A stretch of the Capsicum annuum cultivar UCD-10X-F1 chromosome 8, UCD10Xv1.1, whole genome shotgun sequence genome encodes the following:
- the LOC107839021 gene encoding N6-adenosine-methyltransferase MT-A70-like isoform X1 encodes MEPHSDGADELTAIKELRQQHETRIQTLRNAQLELIASLQTKIPNIASSLDLSLQTISTITGKPFTPLPTPLPTAPNHNPNLLVAPRVNKRVSELCTTSAGEKEKVVIDECGGPLSVVRAMVAVCLLERVPFTAIDSSTLLRKLENDRLEDAEKVAMRELGGDSGAIMAIEMALKSMAEDNACVELENFVVSGKSRTMVLNIDRTRLLKELPESKQSEGFSGGSRGSQEMVKRGSDSGGVFGMGRAMSEMWEHPHMQGMTAMFPGNMGGPRGGHRGMVGMMGMPRGVGVPPPMPRPPMGLSGPVGGGNSIALKPRTEEDEMKDLENMLNKKSFKEMQKSKTGEELLDLIHRPTAKESAVAARFKSKGGSQVKEYCSALTKEDCRRQSGSYIACDKVHFRRIIAAHTDVNLGDCSFLDTCRHMKTCKYVHYELDSTPDVSPLMMGAATLPPPRPLKPQRAHYCSEVELGEPQWINCDIRSFRMDILGQFGVIMADPPWDIHMELPYGTMADDEMRTLNVPALQTDGLIFLWVTGRAMELGRECLELWGYKRVEEIIWVKTNQLQRIIRTGRTGHWLNHSKEHCLVGIKGNPEVNRNIDTDVIVAEVRETSRKPDEMYPLLERISPRTRKLELFARMHNVHAGWMSLGNQLQGVRLVDEGLRARFKAAYPDVEVQPASPPRVSAMEVDSSSNQMRSTFSGGELKAAGTQVAEITAPDAAYATEAKAVNRDV; translated from the exons ATGGAACCTCACTCGGACGGCGCCGACGAACTGACCGCCATAAAGGAGCTCCGTCAGCAACACGAAACCCGTATACAAACCCTACGCAACGCTCAATTAGAACTCATCGCCTCTCTACAAACCAAAATACCCAACATCGCCTCTTCCCTCGACCTCTCCCTTCAAACCATCTCAACCATCACTGGAAAACCCTTTACCCCTTTACCCACCCCCCTTCCTACCGCGCCTAACCATAACCCTAATTTACTCGTTGCCCCGAGGGTTAACAAACGTGTTTCCGAACTATGTACGACTAGTGCTGGTGAGAAGGAGAAGGTTGTGATTGATGAGTGTGGGGGCCCGTTGTCGGTTGTAAGGGCGATGGTTGCTGTGTGTTTGTTGGAGAGAGTGCCGTTTACTGCTATTGATTCCTCGACGTTGTTGAGGAAGTTGGAGAATGATCGGTTGGAGGATGCGGAGAAGGTTGCTATGAGGGAGCTTGGAGGGGATTCAGGGGCGATAATGGCTATAGAAATGGCGTTGAAGTCCATGGCGGAGGATAATGCTTGTGTAGAATTGGAGAATTTTGTTGTTAGTGGGAAATCTAGGACTATGGTGTTAAATATTGATAGGACTAGGTTGTTGAAAGAATTACCTGAGAGTAAGCAGAGTGAGGGGTTTAGTGGAGGTAGTCGGGGTAGTCAGGAGATGGTGAAAAGAGGGAGTGATAGTGGAGGAGTTTTTGGGATGGGTAGGGCAATGAGTGAAATGTGGGAACATCCACATATGCAGGGGATGACGGCCATGTTTCCCGGGAATATGGGCGGACCGAGAGGTGGGCATAGAGGAATGGTAGGTATGATGGGGATGCCGAGAGGTGTTGGAGTTCCACCTCCTATGCCTAGACCACCAATGGGGCTAAGTGGACCTGTAGGAGGAGGAAATTCTATTGCTTTGAAGCCTAGGACAGAAGAAGATGAGATGAAGgatttagagaatatgttgaATAAGAAAAGTTTCAAGGAAATGCAGAAATCGAAAACTGGAGAGGAGTTATTGGACCTTATTCATCGGCCCACTGCGAAGGAATCTGCCGTCGCTGCGAGG TTCAAAAGCAAAGGTGGTTCCCAGGTGAAGGAATATTGTTCAGCTTTAACGAAGGAGGATTGTCGACGCCAATCTGGTTCCTACATTGCTTGTGATAAG GTTCATTTTCGGCGAATAATTGCTGCGCATACTGATGTCAACTTGGGTGATTGCTCTTTTCTTGATACTTGCCGTCACATGAAG ACATGCAAATATGTACATTATGAGCTTGACTCGACACCGGATGTATCACCCCTGATGATGGGAGCAGCTACCTTGCCCCCTCCTAGGCCTTTGAAGCCTCAGCGTGCTCATTACTGTTCAGAAGTAGAGCTTGGTGAACCACAATGGATTAATTGTGACATACGGTCATTTAGAATGGATATTTTAGGGCAGTTTGGAGTTATAATGGCTGATCCACCATGGGATATTCATATGGAATTGCCTTATGGGACAATGGCTGATGATGAAATGCGCACTCTAAATGTTCCTGCACTGCAAACTGATGGTCTTATATTCCTTTGGGTTACCGGACGTGCAATGGAGCTTGGACGGGAATG TCTAGAGCTTTGGGGTTACAAGCGTGTTGAGGAGATTATTTGGGTCAAGACCAATCAACTTCAGCGAATCATCAGAACTGGCCGGACAGGCCATTGGCTCAATCACAGCAAGGAACACTGCCTTGTTGGAATAAAGGGAAATCCAGAGGTAAACAGGAATATTGATACTGATGTCATAGTAGCAGAGGTTCGGGAAACGAGTCGTAAGCCAGATGAG ATGTACCCCTTGCTCGAAAGAATTAGTCCAAGGACCAGAAAGCTGGAGTTATTTGCACGGATGCACAATGTTCATGCCGG GTGGATGTCACTTGGAAACCAACTACAAGGGGTAAGATTAGTTGATGAAGGGCTTAGGGCGCGGTTCAAGGCTGCATATCCGGATGTGGAGGTGCAACCTGCATCTCCGCCAAGGGTGTCTGCAATGGAAGTAGATTCAAGTTCTAATCAAATGAGGAGTACATTTTCTGGAGGGGAATTAAAGGCTGCAGGGACCCAGGTCGCTGAGATCACTGCTCCGGATGCAGCCTATGCAACTGAAGCAAAAGCAGTAAACCGTGATGTGTAA
- the LOC107879680 gene encoding stellacyanin, whose product MATLRIPRKYQPLYILFQLFLLIQSQLVLCYQYKVGDLNAWNIPSSANRDVYVKWSKNHLFKLGDSLLFLYPPSEDSVIQVTKQNYNSCNLKNPILYMNNGNSLFNITRPGEFYFTSGAEGHCEKLQKLHISIGGENGTTYEDVDSPAFAPSASSPSYPNVFGSIPVQSANSNSSSSSGKLQMSMFAFVGLLFLGSTIL is encoded by the exons ATGGCTACTCTTAGAATTCCAAGAAAGTACCAACCTTTGTacattttatttcagttgtttctCTTAATACAAAGCCAATTGGTGTTGTGTTATCAGTACAAAGTTGGAGATTTAAATGCTTGGAATATACCTTCTTCTGCAAATCGAGATGTCTATGTCAAATGGTCCAAGAATCACCTCTTCAAGCTTGGAGATTCACTCT TGTTTTTGTATCCACCAAGTGAAGATTCAGTAATACAAGTGACAAAACAAAACTACAATAGTTGCAACCTTAAAAATCCAATCTTGTATATGAACAATGGCAATTCTCTGTTCAACATTACAAGACCTGGAGAATTTTACTTCACAAGTGGAGCAGAAGGGCATTGTGAGAAGTTGCAGAAACTTCACATTTCAATAGGAGGAGAAAATGGAACAACTTATGAAGATGTAGATTCACCTGCTTTTGCACCATCTGCATCTTCACCTTCTTATCCTAATGTTTTTGGTTCAATTCCTGTCCAATCTGCTAATTCAAACTCTTCTTCGTCTTCTGGGAAACTGCAAATGTCTATGTTTGCTTTTGTTGGATTGTTGTTTCTAGGAAGCACCATTCTTTAG
- the LOC107839022 gene encoding molybdate-anion transporter translates to MEVFYFLVFGALSAVVAALELSKTSKDRITTSPAFNSFKNNYILVYSLMMAGDWLQGPYVYYLYTTYGYGKGDIGHLFIAGFGSSMLFGTIVGSLADKQGRKRACVTYCITYILSCITKHSPQYKILMVGRILGGIATSLLFSSFESWLVAEHNKRGFDQQWLSLTFSKAIFLGNGLVAILAGLFGNVLVDTLNLGPVSPFDAASCFLAIGLVIIQVSWTENYGDPSDNKDLLTQFKGAAVAIASDEKIALLGAIQSLFEGSMYTFVFLWTPALSPNSEEIPHGFIFATFMLSSMLGSSLASRLLARSSLKVESYMQIVFAISAVCLFIPVFTTFLVTPSNQKGGGITFSGCIQLLGFCAFEACVGIFWPSIMKMRSQYIPEEARSTIMNFFRIPLNIFVCVVLYNVDAFPITVMFGMCSIFLFLASILQKRLSSVVEKSRPQDWTTHREREMETAPLNAES, encoded by the exons ATggaagttttttattttttggtgtttgGGGCATTATCAGCAGTAGTAGCTGCATTGGAGCTTAGCAAAACAAGCAAAGATCGGATAACAACCTCACCTGCTTTCAATTCTTTCAAGAACAAttacatccttgtctattctctcATGATGG CTGGTGATTGGTTGCAGGGTCCTTATGTCTACTACCTTTACACAACATATGGATATGGGAAGGGTGATATTGGCCATCTCTTTATTGCTGGCTTTGGATCTTCCATGCTTTTCGGGACAATTGTGGGATCCTTGGCAGACAAACA GGGTCGAAAGCGAGCTTGTGTTACATACTGCATCACTTACATTTTGAGCTGTATCACCAAACATTCTCCTCAGTACAAAATCTTGATGGTGGGCCGTATATTAGGAGGAATTGCCACTTCCCTCCTATTTTCATCCTTTGAGTCTTGGCTTGTCGCAGAACATAATAAG AGGGGCTTTGATCAACAATGGCTATCATTAACATTCTCAAAAGCAATATTTCTTGGCAATGGTCTTGTGGCTATTTTGGCCGGGCTATTTGGAAATGTTCTTGTGGACACGCTAAATCTGGGTCCTGTTTCTCCTTTTGATGCTGCTTCATGTTTCCTTGCTATTGGTTTGGTCATTATACAGGTATCTTGGACTGAGAATTATGGTGATCCTTCAGATAACAAAGACTTACTTACCCAATTCAAGGGTGCTGCTGTGGCAATTGCTTCTG ATGAGAAAATCGCATTGTTGGGTGCTATACAGTCGCTATTTGAGGGTTCAATGTATACTTTTGTGTTTCTATGGACTCCTGCTCTGAGCCCTAATTCGGAGGAGATTCCTCATGGCTTCATCTTCGCAACTTTCATGTTGTCGTCAATGTTAGGCAGCTCCCTTGCATCTCGATTACTAGCTCGCTCATCTCTCAAAGTTGAAAGCTATATGCAGATTGTTTTTGCAATATCTGCTGTCTGTCTCTTTATCCCCGTCTTCACAACT TTCTTGGTGACACCTTCTAATCAAAAAGGTGGAGGCATTACTTTTTCTGGCTGTATTCAGCTTCTTGGTTTTTGTGCATTTGAGGCTTGCGTTGGAATATTTTGGCCTTCTATAATGAAAATGAGATCCCAGTACATTCCTGAGGAGGCTAGGAGCACAATCATGAACTTTTTCCGCATTCCTCTCAATATATTTGTATGCGTTGTGTTGTACAAT GTTGACGCATTTCCAATTACTGTTATGTTTGGCATGTGCTCGATTTTCCTCTTTCTGGCATCAATCTTGCAGAAACGCCTCTCTTCTGTTGTTGAAAAATCAA GACCTCAAGATTGGACAACACACAGGGAGAGAGAAATGGAAACTGCACCTCTAAATGCCGAGTCATGA
- the LOC107839021 gene encoding N6-adenosine-methyltransferase MT-A70-like isoform X2, giving the protein MEPHSDGADELTAIKELRQQHETRIQTLRNAQLELIASLQTKIPNIASSLDLSLQTISTITGKPFTPLPTPLPTAPNHNPNLLVAPRVNKRVSELCTTSAGEKEKVVIDECGGPLSVVRAMVAVCLLERVPFTAIDSSTLLRKLENDRLEDAEKVAMRELGGDSGAIMAIEMALKSMAEDNACVELENFVVSGKSRTMVLNIDRTRLLKELPESKQSEGFSGGSRGSQEMVKRGSDSGGVFGMGRAMSEMWEHPHMQGMTAMFPGNMGGPRGGHRGMVGMMGMPRGVGVPPPMPRPPMGLSGPVGGGNSIALKPRTEEDEMKDLENMLNKKSFKEMQKSKTGEELLDLIHRPTAKESAVAARFKSKGGSQVKEYCSALTKEDCRRQSGSYIACDKVHFRRIIAAHTDVNLGDCSFLDTCRHMKTCKYVHYELDSTPDVSPLMMGAATLPPPRPLKPQRAHYCSEVELGEPQWINCDIRSFRMDILGQFGVIMADPPWDIHMELPYGTMADDEMRTLNVPALQTDGLIFLWVTGRAMELGRECLELWGYKRVEEIIWVKTNQLQRIIRTGRTGHWLNHSKEHCLVGIKGNPEVNRNIDTDVIVAEVRETSRKPDEMYPLLERISPRTRKLELFARMHNVHAGWMSLGNQLQGVRLVDEGLRARFKAAYPDVEVQPASPPRVSAMEVDSSSNQMRSTFSGGELKAAGTQVAEVTAPDAAYATEAKSVNRDVEMTSSNCHRAIYFTVVA; this is encoded by the exons ATGGAACCTCACTCGGACGGCGCCGACGAACTGACCGCCATAAAGGAGCTCCGTCAGCAACACGAAACCCGTATACAAACCCTACGCAACGCTCAATTAGAACTCATCGCCTCTCTACAAACCAAAATACCCAACATCGCCTCTTCCCTCGACCTCTCCCTTCAAACCATCTCAACCATCACTGGAAAACCCTTTACCCCTTTACCCACCCCCCTTCCTACCGCGCCTAACCATAACCCTAATTTACTCGTTGCCCCGAGGGTTAACAAACGTGTTTCCGAACTATGTACGACTAGTGCTGGTGAGAAGGAGAAGGTTGTGATTGATGAGTGTGGGGGCCCGTTGTCGGTTGTAAGGGCGATGGTTGCTGTGTGTTTGTTGGAGAGAGTGCCGTTTACTGCTATTGATTCCTCGACGTTGTTGAGGAAGTTGGAGAATGATCGGTTGGAGGATGCGGAGAAGGTTGCTATGAGGGAGCTTGGAGGGGATTCAGGGGCGATAATGGCTATAGAAATGGCGTTGAAGTCCATGGCGGAGGATAATGCTTGTGTAGAATTGGAGAATTTTGTTGTTAGTGGGAAATCTAGGACTATGGTGTTAAATATTGATAGGACTAGGTTGTTGAAAGAATTACCTGAGAGTAAGCAGAGTGAGGGGTTTAGTGGAGGTAGTCGGGGTAGTCAGGAGATGGTGAAAAGAGGGAGTGATAGTGGAGGAGTTTTTGGGATGGGTAGGGCAATGAGTGAAATGTGGGAACATCCACATATGCAGGGGATGACGGCCATGTTTCCCGGGAATATGGGCGGACCGAGAGGTGGGCATAGAGGAATGGTAGGTATGATGGGGATGCCGAGAGGTGTTGGAGTTCCACCTCCTATGCCTAGACCACCAATGGGGCTAAGTGGACCTGTAGGAGGAGGAAATTCTATTGCTTTGAAGCCTAGGACAGAAGAAGATGAGATGAAGgatttagagaatatgttgaATAAGAAAAGTTTCAAGGAAATGCAGAAATCGAAAACTGGAGAGGAGTTATTGGACCTTATTCATCGGCCCACTGCGAAGGAATCTGCCGTCGCTGCGAGG TTCAAAAGCAAAGGTGGTTCCCAGGTGAAGGAATATTGTTCAGCTTTAACGAAGGAGGATTGTCGACGCCAATCTGGTTCCTACATTGCTTGTGATAAG GTTCATTTTCGGCGAATAATTGCTGCGCATACTGATGTCAACTTGGGTGATTGCTCTTTTCTTGATACTTGCCGTCACATGAAG ACATGCAAATATGTACATTATGAGCTTGACTCGACACCGGATGTATCACCCCTGATGATGGGAGCAGCTACCTTGCCCCCTCCTAGGCCTTTGAAGCCTCAGCGTGCTCATTACTGTTCAGAAGTAGAGCTTGGTGAACCACAATGGATTAATTGTGACATACGGTCATTTAGAATGGATATTTTAGGGCAGTTTGGAGTTATAATGGCTGATCCACCATGGGATATTCATATGGAATTGCCTTATGGGACAATGGCTGATGATGAAATGCGCACTCTAAATGTTCCTGCACTGCAAACTGATGGTCTTATATTCCTTTGGGTTACCGGACGTGCAATGGAGCTTGGACGGGAATG TCTAGAGCTTTGGGGTTACAAGCGTGTTGAGGAGATTATTTGGGTCAAGACCAATCAACTTCAGCGAATCATCAGAACTGGCCGGACAGGCCATTGGCTCAATCACAGCAAGGAACACTGCCTTGTTGGAATAAAGGGAAATCCAGAGGTAAACAGGAATATTGATACTGATGTCATAGTAGCAGAGGTTCGGGAAACGAGTCGTAAGCCAGATGAG ATGTACCCCTTGCTCGAAAGAATTAGTCCAAGGACCAGAAAGCTGGAGTTATTTGCACGGATGCACAATGTTCATGCCGG GTGGATGTCACTTGGAAACCAACTACAAGGGGTAAGATTAGTTGATGAAGGGCTTAGGGCGCGGTTCAAGGCTGCATATCCGGATGTGGAGGTGCAACCTGCATCTCCGCCAAGGGTGTCTGCAATGGAAGTAGATTCAAGTTCTAATCAAATGAGGAGTACATTTTCTGGAGGGGAATTAAAGGCTGCAGGGACCCAG GTCGCTGAGGTCACTGCTCCAGATGCAGCCTATGCAACTGAAGCAAAATCAGTAAACCGTGATGTGGAGATGACTAGTAGTAACTGTCACAGAGCTATTTATTTTACTGTAGTGGCATAA